The Malus domestica chromosome 13, GDT2T_hap1 genome includes a window with the following:
- the LOC103424106 gene encoding bet1-like SNARE 1-1 isoform X3, protein MSYRREHRSSKASLLDGLEEGGLRASSSYSHDINEHDNDKSVQSLQDRVVFLKRLTGDIHEEVESHNRLLDRMGNSMDVSRGILSGTMDRFKMVFEKKSSRRTCVLVAYFVAFFLIIYILFRIRKYFMQS, encoded by the exons ATGAGCTACAGAAG GGAGCACCGTTCCTCCAAAGCATCCCTTTTGGATGGCCTTGAGGAAGGTGGTCTTAGGGCCTCCTCCTCATACTCCCACGACATTAATGAGCATGACAATGACAAGTCCGTGCAAAGTTTACAAGACCGAGTTGTTTTTCTCAAGAGA TTAACAGGTGATATTCATGAAGAGGTGGAGAGCCATAATCGTTTGCTTGACCGTATG GGCAATAGCATGGATGTGTCAAGGGGTATATTGTCTGGAACAATGGATCGATTTAAGATG GTATTCGAGAAAAAATCAAGCCGGAGAACGTGTGTACTTGTGGCATATTTTGTGGCTTTCTTCTTAATCATATACATTCTATTTAg GATTCGCAAATACTTCATGCAGAGCTGA
- the LOC103424106 gene encoding bet1-like SNARE 1-1 isoform X1, with translation MLFLLFRTTIMRLLTLFNALVLFNYKPLPQTGARTILNFICTVTFECCSREHRSSKASLLDGLEEGGLRASSSYSHDINEHDNDKSVQSLQDRVVFLKRLTGDIHEEVESHNRLLDRMGNSMDVSRGILSGTMDRFKMVFEKKSSRRTCVLVAYFVAFFLIIYILFRIRKYFMQS, from the exons ATGCTTTTTCTGTTGTTTCGTACTACTATTATGCGTTTATTAACTTTATTTAACGCGTTAGTTTTGTTTAATTACAAGCCCTTGCCACAAACCGGTGCTAGGACAATTTTAAACTTCATTTGCACTGTCACGTTTGAGTGTTGTTCGAG GGAGCACCGTTCCTCCAAAGCATCCCTTTTGGATGGCCTTGAGGAAGGTGGTCTTAGGGCCTCCTCCTCATACTCCCACGACATTAATGAGCATGACAATGACAAGTCCGTGCAAAGTTTACAAGACCGAGTTGTTTTTCTCAAGAGA TTAACAGGTGATATTCATGAAGAGGTGGAGAGCCATAATCGTTTGCTTGACCGTATG GGCAATAGCATGGATGTGTCAAGGGGTATATTGTCTGGAACAATGGATCGATTTAAGATG GTATTCGAGAAAAAATCAAGCCGGAGAACGTGTGTACTTGTGGCATATTTTGTGGCTTTCTTCTTAATCATATACATTCTATTTAg GATTCGCAAATACTTCATGCAGAGCTGA
- the LOC103424106 gene encoding bet1-like SNARE 1-1 isoform X2, translated as MLFLLFRTTIMRLLTLFNALVLFNYKPLPQTGARTILNFICTVTFECCSREHRSSKASLLDGLEEGGLRASSSYSHDINEHDNDKSVQSLQDRVVFLKRLTGDIHEEVESHNRLLDRMGNSMDVSRGILSGTMDRFKMVFEKKSSRRTCVLVAYFVAFFLIIYILFR; from the exons ATGCTTTTTCTGTTGTTTCGTACTACTATTATGCGTTTATTAACTTTATTTAACGCGTTAGTTTTGTTTAATTACAAGCCCTTGCCACAAACCGGTGCTAGGACAATTTTAAACTTCATTTGCACTGTCACGTTTGAGTGTTGTTCGAG GGAGCACCGTTCCTCCAAAGCATCCCTTTTGGATGGCCTTGAGGAAGGTGGTCTTAGGGCCTCCTCCTCATACTCCCACGACATTAATGAGCATGACAATGACAAGTCCGTGCAAAGTTTACAAGACCGAGTTGTTTTTCTCAAGAGA TTAACAGGTGATATTCATGAAGAGGTGGAGAGCCATAATCGTTTGCTTGACCGTATG GGCAATAGCATGGATGTGTCAAGGGGTATATTGTCTGGAACAATGGATCGATTTAAGATG GTATTCGAGAAAAAATCAAGCCGGAGAACGTGTGTACTTGTGGCATATTTTGTGGCTTTCTTCTTAATCATATACATTCTATTTAggtaa